The genomic region TCCAGAAGATCCGTGAACGATCCGCCTCACCGGGAACAACGACAACAAGATTGTGCTCATCGTCCCGCTTGACGACAGACCAGGACTGGCCGCCCAGAGAGAGGCCGCCGGATTCGCGGCTTTTGATGAACCGGGCATCCAGGTTCCCGATGACATCCCCGTCCGGTGTGACCGCCCGGTACTCCCCTCCACCGCAGATGACCGAATAGAGATCCTTCCAGTTGGAGCGCCCGAAGACCCGTTCGGCCCCGGTCCCTAAAAAGAGCAGTTCCCCGTCGGCCGTGAGATAATCTTCCTGTATAAGGCCCGATACGAGATCCCGCAGTTCGCCGCTGCTTACAGAGTGGAAGACCGGGTGAGAGAGCAGGGCGGTCTCCAGCTGCCGCCGGCTGGAACATTTCCGCTGGTGCAGGTACAGGAAGAGCTGCTGGAGGAGGACCGGGTAGGGTTTCTGCAAGGGTTGCAGGGGCTCGGTGACCTTCTCCAGGGCACATTCGATGATAGCGCAACTGCAGAGCAATTCGCAGGGGTCCTTGAGTATCCAGAGAACATATGCTGCCTTTCCCCGCCGCCCGCTCCTGCCCATCCGCTGGAGGAACGAGGAGACCGATGCCGGCGGCCCCACCTGGACCACGACATCGAGATCCCCGATATCGATCCCGAGTTCCAGCGTGCTCGTGCAGATGATGCAGGCACCGCTGCCGGATGAGAAGGCATCCTCCGCGGTTTTCCTCATGGCCGGGGACAGGGAGGAGTGGTGAATATGGAGACTGTGAATCCTGCCGGACAGGGACTGCGCAAGATGCTCGGCAACACTCCTGCTGTTCACAAACACGAGCGCTTTCTTTCCGGAAACGGCCCGTTCAAGTGCGTTGATCCGTCTTCCCTCCTCCGGTTCGACAACGAACCGGAACTGCTTCTCCTTGGGGGCAGCGGGAACGGCAACGAGCATCTCCTTCTGGCGGCTGTCGGAGAGCCAGCGCAGCACCTCCTCCGGGTTTCCCGTTGTTGCCGAGAGGCCGATCCGCTGGATCTTCCGCTGAGCAACCGCGTCCATCCGGTGGAGCAGGACTTTGAGATGAACACCCCGCTCGGTCTCCACAAACGCGTGGAGTTCGTCGACGATGATGAACCTGACCTGCCGGAGGGCCGGCGAGATCCGGGGTTCCTGGAGCAGAACCTCGAGCGATTCGGGCGTGATCATCAGGAAATGGGGAGGCTCCCCCTCCTTCCAGGTCCGTTCTCCCCGTGCCACATCCCCGTGCCACTTCATGACGGAGAGTGACGTAGGGGTGCAGAATGTGCCGATACGCTCCTCCTGGTCGTTGATCAGCGCCTTCAAAGGAGAGATGTACAGGCAGGCAATGCCGGCCCGGCCGTTTTTGAGGATATCGTCCATGACCGGAATCATCGCAGCCTCGGATTTCCCGCCGGCCGTGGGGGCGATGACGAGGGTATCGGCTCCCGTGGCCACTGCAGCATAGGTCTGCTCCTGCACTTCGCGCAGCTCGGTCCAGTCAAGCCTCTGGGAGAGGACCTGCTGGAGGGATTCGTGGAGGGTGGAGAAGACGGATGACACGGTTGGCTCTTCAAGAGCGTTAAGCCTCAACCGATATGGTCTTTTTCCACCGGGTTCCCGTGGATCGCCTGTGGTGCACCCTGAAGAAAACTAAAAACACATATATACCGTAATTGCCAGAATATTATCCGGTAAACAATGAGATCGCCGTGGGTTTGTCATACCGTTTCTTTCCCGAGCCCATGCTTCGCATTCCTCTTTAGATAGGGGACCTGAAATCTTCGGTCCCCGTGTAATGTCGCAATAGAGAGTTTACCAGAGGTTTTCTCATGATTCTTGGAATTCCTGATCCCCAGATATTGCTCGGCTATGGTCTGGCCATCGGCTTTACGTTAGCGTGTATCGTGTATGGTTTGCTGAACTGGAATAAAGGTGGAGAGAACAATGGCAGTTAATGCCCTCACCATGACCGTGCTGGTCCTGCTCTACCTTGCAGCAACGCTCGTAATCGGGTACCTCGGGTATAAAAAGACGAAAAATTCCGAGGATTACCTGGTAGCAGGGCGGGACAGCCACCCGGTCATCATCGCCCTCTCGTACGGCGCCACGTTCATCTCCACATCGGCCATCATCGGCTTTGGCGGCCAGGCGGCAAACCTCGGGATGGGCCTCATCTGGCTGACGGTCCTCAATATCGGTGTCGGTATCCTGCTCGCGTTCGTGATCTTCGGCAAGAAGACCCGGGAGATCGGGCAACGTCTCAGCGCGGTCACGTTCCCGGACCTGATGTGCAAGATCTACAAGTCACCGCTCCTCCAGTACATTGCCGGTTTCATCATCGTGGTCTCGATGCCGCTGTACACGGCGGCCATCCTGATTGGCGGGGCCCGGTTCATCGAGCCTACGCTCGGTATTCCCTATGTAAGTTCACTCCTCCTCTTTGCCCTCATCACGGCAGTTTACGTGGTCTTCGGCGGGCTCATCGCCGTTATGTATACCGACGCATTCCAGGGCACTATCATGTTCATCGGCATGACGGTCCTCTTTGCGCTCACGCTCATCATCGTCGGGGGATTCACGGCCGGGGCAACCACCCTCACCGGTATGGCAAACCTTGTCCCGAAAGCGCTTGCCGCCCAGGGCATGACCGGCTGGACCTCCATGCCCGATCTCGGGTCGCCGATCTGGTTCACCGTAGTGACGACACTTGTACTCGGTGTCGGTATAGGGGTCCTCGCCCAGCCGCAGCTTGTGGTGCGGTTCATGACCGCAAAGGACAACAAGT from uncultured Methanoregula sp. harbors:
- a CDS encoding symporter small accessory protein: MILGIPDPQILLGYGLAIGFTLACIVYGLLNWNKGGENNGS
- a CDS encoding sodium:solute symporter family protein, with amino-acid sequence MAVNALTMTVLVLLYLAATLVIGYLGYKKTKNSEDYLVAGRDSHPVIIALSYGATFISTSAIIGFGGQAANLGMGLIWLTVLNIGVGILLAFVIFGKKTREIGQRLSAVTFPDLMCKIYKSPLLQYIAGFIIVVSMPLYTAAILIGGARFIEPTLGIPYVSSLLLFALITAVYVVFGGLIAVMYTDAFQGTIMFIGMTVLFALTLIIVGGFTAGATTLTGMANLVPKALAAQGMTGWTSMPDLGSPIWFTVVTTLVLGVGIGVLAQPQLVVRFMTAKDNKSLNRAVLVGGPFILMMTGVAFTVGALSNVYFFQTSGQIAIDAAGGNVDAIIPLFINASMPDIFVVIFMLTLLAAAMSTLSALYHAMGTALICDLWGRGKECALSMKAHQVGIVIMMVLSTILAFLLPISIIARATAMFMGLCACAFLPAFAVGVYAKNPSTKAALWSMVSGAVVWFLWTAFVHAAEAKPLGLCQAIFGQATLLGAPWTAVDPLVIGLPVSMIVMIVLQYQYGKVQPAVPAAA
- a CDS encoding DEAD/DEAH box helicase, with product MRLNALEEPTVSSVFSTLHESLQQVLSQRLDWTELREVQEQTYAAVATGADTLVIAPTAGGKSEAAMIPVMDDILKNGRAGIACLYISPLKALINDQEERIGTFCTPTSLSVMKWHGDVARGERTWKEGEPPHFLMITPESLEVLLQEPRISPALRQVRFIIVDELHAFVETERGVHLKVLLHRMDAVAQRKIQRIGLSATTGNPEEVLRWLSDSRQKEMLVAVPAAPKEKQFRFVVEPEEGRRINALERAVSGKKALVFVNSRSVAEHLAQSLSGRIHSLHIHHSSLSPAMRKTAEDAFSSGSGACIICTSTLELGIDIGDLDVVVQVGPPASVSSFLQRMGRSGRRGKAAYVLWILKDPCELLCSCAIIECALEKVTEPLQPLQKPYPVLLQQLFLYLHQRKCSSRRQLETALLSHPVFHSVSSGELRDLVSGLIQEDYLTADGELLFLGTGAERVFGRSNWKDLYSVICGGGEYRAVTPDGDVIGNLDARFIKSRESGGLSLGGQSWSVVKRDDEHNLVVVVPGEADRSRIFWTGEGSDDGYSPLICRMIQKILARGESVLPLSEPDREILLRALGYLPQEVGETGFHICERITEQGRDILLVSLQGRKFNRILSILMKRQLGGGVQVQYSDFSLRIRAGKEDAKNRVASALTDLRSLTRQSIGDALPLPRQETGKFARLLPLPLYREMILTDYYGIDEFMERISRIPVSVGSGVMKKSP